A stretch of Gossypium hirsutum isolate 1008001.06 chromosome A06, Gossypium_hirsutum_v2.1, whole genome shotgun sequence DNA encodes these proteins:
- the LOC107962432 gene encoding probable pectin methyltransferase QUA2 isoform X1 has protein sequence MSRHLPLHRGVSGLRNLSNSNDFWDSEVKDKTEKEDLDRNRASDQSYLSLRFPFRLLCPDNSPSKYGVTENGFASDPFSVGSPRSRHKLTVLFLKLSLVVIVILALTGSFWWTLSISTLSRGHIFHGYRRLQEQLVLDLWDIGELSLGASRMKEIDFCPEESENHIPCFNISENLALRYSDSSEYDRQCGQGSRQSCLVLPPVNYKIPLRWPTGRDVIWVANVKITGQEVFTSGSLTKRMMMLEEEQISFRSASLMFDGVEDYSHQIAEMIGLRNESNFIQAGVRTILDIGCGYGSFGAHLFSKQLLTMCIANYESSGSQVQLTLERGLPAMIGSFNAKQLPYPSLSFDMLHCARCGIDWDEKDGIFLIEVDRVLKPGGYFVWTSPLTNVQSFLRNKEKQKRWNFVRDFAENLCWELMSQQEETVLWKKTSKKNCYNSRKPGSGPPICSKGQDVESPYYQPLQNCIGGTHSRRWLPIEERPTWPSRSNLNKNELALYGLHSEELNEDTANSRTAVRNYWSLLSPLIFSDHPKRPGDEDPSPPYNMLRNVLDMNARYGGLNAALLEGGKSVWVMNVVPTSGPNYLPLILDRGYVGVLHDWCEAFPTYPRTYDMVHADGLLSLETSQHRRCTMLDLFTEIDRLLRPEGWILIRDAAPLVESARALTTRLKWDARIIEIESNSDERLLICQKPFFKKQAM, from the exons ATGTCCCGGCATCTGCCTCTGCATCGAGGTGTATCCGGACTGCGGAACTTGAGTAACAGCAATGATTTTTGGGATTCTGAAGTGAAAGATAAAACGGAAAAGGAAGATTTGGATAGAAATCGTGCTTCTGATCAGAGCTATTTATCTCTCAGGTTTCCTTTTCGTTTACTTTGTCCGGATAATTCTCCTTCCAAATATGGTGTCACTGAGAATGGTTTCGCATCTGATCCCTTCAGCGTTGGGAGTCCGAGAAGCCGGCATAAGTTAACAGTGCTGTTTTTGAAGTTAAGTTTAGTTGTGATTGTGATTCTTGCTCTCACTGGATCGTTTTGGTGGACACTCTCCATTTCGACATTGTCTAGGGGTCATATATTTCATGGTTATAGGCGACTTCAAGAGCAGCTTGTTTTGGATTTGTGGGATATAGGGGAACTTTCACTTGGTGCTTCAAGGATGAAAGAAATCGACTTTTGTCCCGAGGAGTCTGAGAATCATATTCCTTGCTTTAACATTTCGGAGAATCTTGCTTTGCGTTATTCTGACAGTAGCGAGTATGATCGGCAATGTGGACAAGGCTCAAGGCAAAGTTGTTTAGTTCTTCCACCCGTGAACTATAAAATTCCACTTAGATGGCCAACTGGGAGAGATGTCATTTGGGTTGCAAATGTCAAAATTACTGGTCAAGAGGTGTTCACCTCTGGCAGTTTAACCAAGAG AATGATGATGCTGGAGGAAGAGCAGATTTCATTCCGATCAGCATCACTTATGTTTGATGGTGTGGAAGACTATTCCCATCAGATTGCTGAAATGATTGGATTGAGAAATGAATCTAACTTCATACAAGCTGGG GTCAGAACCATCTTGGATATAGGATGTGGTTATGGAAGCTTTGGAGCACATCTTTTTTCCAAACAGCTCTTAACCATGTGCATTGCAAATTATGAGTCATCAGGCAGTCAAGTCCAACTCACTCTAGAAAGGGGCCTTCCTGCAATGATCGGTTCTTTCAATGCAAAACAATTGCCATATCCATCTCTTTCATTTGATATGCTGCATTGTGCACGCTGCGGTATTGACTGGGATGAAAAAG ATGGTATTTTCTTGATTGAAGTTGATAGAGTTCTAAAGCCTGGTGGATACTTTGTATGGACTTCACCTCTTACCAATGTTCAGAGTTTTCTTCGTAACAAAGAGAAGCAGAAAAGGTGGAACTTTGTTCGTGATTTTGCAGAAAACCTCTGCTGGGAGTTGATGTCACAACAAGAGGAAACTGTGTTGTGGAAAAAGACcagtaaaaaaaattgttacaaTTCCAG GAAGCCTGGTTCTGGTCCTCCTATCTGTAGCAAAGGACAAGACGTTGAATCTCCATACTATCAACCTCTGCAGAACTGTATAGGTGGTACTCATAGCCGCCGATGGCTTCCTATTGAGGAGAGACCCACCTGGCCTTCTAGGTCTAACTTGAACAAGAATGAACTTGCTCTTTATG GATTACACTCCGAAGAACTCAATGAGGATACCGCAAACTCTAGAACAGCTGTTCGTAATTACTGGTCACTCCTGTCACCCCTAATATTCTCGGATCATCCAAAGAGACCTGGTGACGAGGATCCTTCTCCACCTTATAACATGCTCAGAAATGTTTTAGATATGAATGCTCGTTATGGTGGTTTAAATGCTGCATTACTGGAAGGAGGGAAGTCTGTCTGGGTTATGAATGTAGTCCCAACAAGTGGACCTAACTACCTTCCCCTCATTCTTGACAGGGGCTATGTTGGTGTATTACATGATTG GTGTGAAGCATTTCCAACATATCCTAGAACTTATGACATGGTCCACGCAGATGGACTTCTATCCCTTGAGACTAGTCAACATCGGAGATGCACCATGCTTGATCTATTCACTGAGATAGATCGGTTGCTTCGTCCTGAG GGTTGGATACTAATCCGTGACGCCGCTCCTCTTGTTGAATCAGCCAGAGCTCTAACGACACGGTTGAAGTGGGATGCCAGAATCATAGAAATTGAAAGTAACAGCGATGAGCGGCTCCTTATTTGTCAGAAACCTTTCTTTAAGAAGCAAGCAATGTGA
- the LOC107962432 gene encoding probable pectin methyltransferase QUA2 isoform X2 has protein sequence MSRHLPLHRGVSGLRNLSNSNDFWDSEVKDKTEKEDLDRNRASDQSYLSLSVGSPRSRHKLTVLFLKLSLVVIVILALTGSFWWTLSISTLSRGHIFHGYRRLQEQLVLDLWDIGELSLGASRMKEIDFCPEESENHIPCFNISENLALRYSDSSEYDRQCGQGSRQSCLVLPPVNYKIPLRWPTGRDVIWVANVKITGQEVFTSGSLTKRMMMLEEEQISFRSASLMFDGVEDYSHQIAEMIGLRNESNFIQAGVRTILDIGCGYGSFGAHLFSKQLLTMCIANYESSGSQVQLTLERGLPAMIGSFNAKQLPYPSLSFDMLHCARCGIDWDEKDGIFLIEVDRVLKPGGYFVWTSPLTNVQSFLRNKEKQKRWNFVRDFAENLCWELMSQQEETVLWKKTSKKNCYNSRKPGSGPPICSKGQDVESPYYQPLQNCIGGTHSRRWLPIEERPTWPSRSNLNKNELALYGLHSEELNEDTANSRTAVRNYWSLLSPLIFSDHPKRPGDEDPSPPYNMLRNVLDMNARYGGLNAALLEGGKSVWVMNVVPTSGPNYLPLILDRGYVGVLHDWCEAFPTYPRTYDMVHADGLLSLETSQHRRCTMLDLFTEIDRLLRPEGWILIRDAAPLVESARALTTRLKWDARIIEIESNSDERLLICQKPFFKKQAM, from the exons ATGTCCCGGCATCTGCCTCTGCATCGAGGTGTATCCGGACTGCGGAACTTGAGTAACAGCAATGATTTTTGGGATTCTGAAGTGAAAGATAAAACGGAAAAGGAAGATTTGGATAGAAATCGTGCTTCTGATCAGAGCTATTTATCTCTCAG CGTTGGGAGTCCGAGAAGCCGGCATAAGTTAACAGTGCTGTTTTTGAAGTTAAGTTTAGTTGTGATTGTGATTCTTGCTCTCACTGGATCGTTTTGGTGGACACTCTCCATTTCGACATTGTCTAGGGGTCATATATTTCATGGTTATAGGCGACTTCAAGAGCAGCTTGTTTTGGATTTGTGGGATATAGGGGAACTTTCACTTGGTGCTTCAAGGATGAAAGAAATCGACTTTTGTCCCGAGGAGTCTGAGAATCATATTCCTTGCTTTAACATTTCGGAGAATCTTGCTTTGCGTTATTCTGACAGTAGCGAGTATGATCGGCAATGTGGACAAGGCTCAAGGCAAAGTTGTTTAGTTCTTCCACCCGTGAACTATAAAATTCCACTTAGATGGCCAACTGGGAGAGATGTCATTTGGGTTGCAAATGTCAAAATTACTGGTCAAGAGGTGTTCACCTCTGGCAGTTTAACCAAGAG AATGATGATGCTGGAGGAAGAGCAGATTTCATTCCGATCAGCATCACTTATGTTTGATGGTGTGGAAGACTATTCCCATCAGATTGCTGAAATGATTGGATTGAGAAATGAATCTAACTTCATACAAGCTGGG GTCAGAACCATCTTGGATATAGGATGTGGTTATGGAAGCTTTGGAGCACATCTTTTTTCCAAACAGCTCTTAACCATGTGCATTGCAAATTATGAGTCATCAGGCAGTCAAGTCCAACTCACTCTAGAAAGGGGCCTTCCTGCAATGATCGGTTCTTTCAATGCAAAACAATTGCCATATCCATCTCTTTCATTTGATATGCTGCATTGTGCACGCTGCGGTATTGACTGGGATGAAAAAG ATGGTATTTTCTTGATTGAAGTTGATAGAGTTCTAAAGCCTGGTGGATACTTTGTATGGACTTCACCTCTTACCAATGTTCAGAGTTTTCTTCGTAACAAAGAGAAGCAGAAAAGGTGGAACTTTGTTCGTGATTTTGCAGAAAACCTCTGCTGGGAGTTGATGTCACAACAAGAGGAAACTGTGTTGTGGAAAAAGACcagtaaaaaaaattgttacaaTTCCAG GAAGCCTGGTTCTGGTCCTCCTATCTGTAGCAAAGGACAAGACGTTGAATCTCCATACTATCAACCTCTGCAGAACTGTATAGGTGGTACTCATAGCCGCCGATGGCTTCCTATTGAGGAGAGACCCACCTGGCCTTCTAGGTCTAACTTGAACAAGAATGAACTTGCTCTTTATG GATTACACTCCGAAGAACTCAATGAGGATACCGCAAACTCTAGAACAGCTGTTCGTAATTACTGGTCACTCCTGTCACCCCTAATATTCTCGGATCATCCAAAGAGACCTGGTGACGAGGATCCTTCTCCACCTTATAACATGCTCAGAAATGTTTTAGATATGAATGCTCGTTATGGTGGTTTAAATGCTGCATTACTGGAAGGAGGGAAGTCTGTCTGGGTTATGAATGTAGTCCCAACAAGTGGACCTAACTACCTTCCCCTCATTCTTGACAGGGGCTATGTTGGTGTATTACATGATTG GTGTGAAGCATTTCCAACATATCCTAGAACTTATGACATGGTCCACGCAGATGGACTTCTATCCCTTGAGACTAGTCAACATCGGAGATGCACCATGCTTGATCTATTCACTGAGATAGATCGGTTGCTTCGTCCTGAG GGTTGGATACTAATCCGTGACGCCGCTCCTCTTGTTGAATCAGCCAGAGCTCTAACGACACGGTTGAAGTGGGATGCCAGAATCATAGAAATTGAAAGTAACAGCGATGAGCGGCTCCTTATTTGTCAGAAACCTTTCTTTAAGAAGCAAGCAATGTGA
- the LOC107901461 gene encoding 5'-adenylylsulfate reductase-like 4 — protein sequence MGKEAWQTGTLILLLWWMMLPCAVTGPVRVPFCLKESISDAIFDFRDSYCPINSDFTESIDFVGVTEGDEVSLQKVLNMVHKNSHDYVAVLFYASWCPFSRSFRPTFAILSSSYPSIPHFAIEESAVRPSILSKYGVHGFPTLFLLNSTMHVRYLGNRTFESLGAFYGLVTGIKKSSLDKASMNKIGHLSNHEKHSSTEPESCPFPWARSPENLLRQETYLALATTFVLLRLLYLLYPTLLVFAHFTWRLLIRNLKLGSLLEHPLAYLKRAIQLFNSLKEPCKRSNLQGAMNARAWASKSLATVSIGDANTSRAVPVTGCR from the exons ATGGGTAAGGAGGCATGGCAAACGGGGACCCTAATTTTGCTTTTGTGGTGGATGATGCTACCATGCGCCGTCACCGGTCCCGTTAGGGTTCCATTTTGTCTCAAGGAATCAATTTCCGACGCGATCTTTGACTTCCGAGACTCCTACTGTCCCATTAACTCTGATTTCACTGAATCTATCGATTTCGTTGGTGTTACCGAG GGAGATGAGGTTTCGTTGCAAAAGGTGCTTAACATGGTCCACAAGAACAGTCATGATTATGTAGCAGTGCTTTTCTATGCGTCTTGGTGCCCGTTTTCCAGGTCTTTTAGACCGACCTTCGCTATCCTTTCTTCCTCCTATCCTTCCATCCCCCATTTTGCCATCGAAGAATCGGCTGTCAGGCCAAG CATACTCTCCAAGTATGGAGTTCATGGGTTTCCTACTCTTTTCCTTTTAAATTCTACAATGCATGTGCGCTATCTTGGAAACCGGACTTTTGAATCTCTAGGTGCATTCTATGGTCTTGTCACTG GCATTAAGAAGTCGTCTCTGGATAAAGCATCAATGAACAAAATTGGACATTTGTCAAATCATGAGAAGCATAGTAGCACTGAGCCAGAAAGTTGCCCATTCCCATGGGCAAGATCTCCTGAAAATTTACTGAGACAAGAGACCTATTTAGCACTGGCTACCACTTTTGTGCTGCTTAGGTTGCTTTACCTATTGTATCCAACATTGCTTGTATTTGCTCATTTCACTTGGAGATTGCTTATTCGAAATTTGAAGTTAGGGAGTTTGTTGGAACATCCTTTGGCCTATCTAAAACGAGCAATTCAGTTGTTTAATTCCCTGAAGGAACCTTGCAAGAGAAGCAATTTGCAAGGTGCAATGAATGCTAGAGCATGGGCCTCTAAATCCCTTGCAACTGTTTCAATCGGTGACGCCAACACAAGCCGTGCTGTGCCAGTAACTGGATGCCGCTGA